A genomic stretch from Falco cherrug isolate bFalChe1 chromosome 1, bFalChe1.pri, whole genome shotgun sequence includes:
- the LOC129737423 gene encoding LOW QUALITY PROTEIN: uncharacterized protein LOC129737423 (The sequence of the model RefSeq protein was modified relative to this genomic sequence to represent the inferred CDS: substituted 1 base at 1 genomic stop codon) produces MESIRTEKSVDEGGEDCKNSKGFTPITARIRSKAGISNQSGPVMQAPLRQAVGTNGPVRIKIPFTTSELDSWKEAVKGYRDDPEEVANRFELIMKNLDPDWKDIEIMLAALPETEKQLVIKTARTHVQVQIASGVLPGTVEVHVPRADPDWDYNDGNDYRLLKRYQEWIRIALENAIPKSVNWSRLYTIKQGPSETPTEFLERLRTAMQKFTTIDPSSEGGKLQLISLFLGQSTEDIRKKLQKLQGADMRDLEKLVEEAWRVFRNREGEERQKLGQTIAAATVAALNNQGPTFRVKNRGDGKRIRTQQPPLRSDQCAYCKEVGHWKGECPKRGGARNMIANVSSDQXSRPGESTLADPLVKIELGNSGQEMEFLIDTGASYLVLNQKLMPEDKDFVTVVGATGQQQKAFFLKPLKYKLGKQVGIHKFLYLPGSPKSLLGRDLLEQLEAEIVFEKGKMRLRIREEQLINVLSLALIQTNLRSEVPPEIADQVYPGVWATEIPGKAKNVTPITVRLKLGKEPVKVKQYPLRIEDRRGIKEIIDRFLQYGLLIECESEYNTPILPIKKADGKSYRLVQDLRAINKITEDIHPVVANPYTLLTKLKSSQVWFTVLDLKDAFFCLALAKESQKLFAFEWENPDSGRKTQLTWTVLPQGFKNSPTIFGNQLAKELESWSTPDSEGTLLQYVDDLLIATETREGCVQWTISLLNFLGLNGYRVSQQKAQLVQQRVIYLGFEVSGGQRELGTERKETICRTPEPRTVKELRTFLGMTGWCRLWIYNYGLIVKPLYEMVKKDQSKLVWTGEAQKAFRQLKQELMKAPALGLPDLSKPFFLFSYERQGIALGVLAQKLGPYKRAVAYFSKQLDEVSKGWPGCLRAVAAVVINIQEARKFTMGQKMTVLVSHTVSAVLEQKGNHWLSPQRFLKYQAILVEQDDVEIVVTNVVNPASFLSGTLDEPVVHDCIETMETVYSSRPDLKEEPLEDADESWYTDGSSFVKQGQRKAGYAVTTTKQTFSGQPLEEKWSGPHQVLLTTHTAIKIKEQVAWIHYSRVKKLQVHDGKLRKWNL; encoded by the exons ATGGAAAGTATCCGGACGGAGAAGTCTGTGGATGAGGGGGGCGAGGACTGTAAGAATTCAAAAGGGTTTACCCCGATTACTGCACGTATAAGGAGTAAGGCAGGAATAAGTAACCAGTCGGGACCGGTGATGCAAGCCCCTCTGCGACAAGCTGTGGGGACTAATGGACCGGTTAgaattaaaattccttttaccACTAGTGAATTAGATTCGTGGAAGGAAGCTGTAAAAGGTTATAGGGATGACCCGGAGGAGGTGGCTAACAGGTTCGaattaattatgaaaaatttaGATCCGGATTGGAAAGACATAGAAATAATGTTAGCAGCTCTGCCGGAAACAGAGAAGCAATTGGTAATAAAAACAGCCCGGACGCATGTGCAAGTGCAAATAGCTTCAGGGGTTCTGCCCGGAACTGTGGAAGTACATGTCCCGAGAGCAGACCCCGATTGGGACTATAATGATGGTAACGATTATAGATTACTAAAAAGGTATCAGGAATGGATAAGAATTGCCCTGGAAAATGCTATTCCCAAATCTGTAAATTGGTCCAGGTTGTACACTATAAAACAAGGACCGTCTGAAACCCCCACAGAATTTTTGGAACGTTTAAGAACAGCTATGCAAAAATTTACAACGATAGATCCGTCCTCAGAAGGGGGTAAATTACAATTGATTTCATTGTTTCTGGGACAATCAACAGAAGACATAAGGAAAAAACTCCAAAAATTACAAGGGGCAGACATGAGAGACTTAGAAAAACTGGTAGAGGAAGCATGGAGAGTGTTTAGAAACcgggaaggggaggaaagacagaaactgGGACAGACTATTGCAGCAGCAACAGTAGCTGCATTAAATAATCAGGGACCAACTTTTCGAGTTAAAAATAGGGGAGATGGGAAACGAATAAGGACCCAGCAACCACCTCTAAGATCAGATCAGTGTGCCTATTGTAAAGAGGTAGGCCATTGGAAAGGGGAGTGTCCAAAGCGAGGGGGAGCTCGAAACATGATAGCAAATGTTTCATCGGATCAATGAAGTCGACCAGGAGAATCTACCCTAGCAGATCCTCTGGTTAAAATAGAGCTAGGGAACTCGGGAcaagaaatggaatttttaataGACACAGGTGCTTCCTATTTGGTGTTAAATCAAAAGCTAATGCCAGAAGATAAAGACTTTGTGACTGTAGTGGGGGCTACGggccaacaacaaaaagcctttttcctAAAACCGCTAAAGTATAAATTAGGGAAACAGGTGGGAATACATAAGTTCTTGTACTTACCGGGGTCACCAAAATCACTATTGGGTCGGGATTTATTAGAACAATTAGAAGCAGAAATagtttttgagaaaggaaaaatgaggcTAAGAATAAGGGAAGAACAGTTAATAAATGTACTAAGCTTAGCATTGATACAAACTAATCTTAGAAGTGAAGTGCCTCCGGAAATTGCAGATCAAGTGTACCCAGGAGTCTGGGCTACCGAAATTCCTGGAAAAGCCAAGAATGTGACTCCAATAACTGTAAGGTTGAAATTGGGGAAAGAGCCTGTGAAGGTTAAACAATATCCTCTAAGGATAGAGGATAGGAGgggaattaaagaaataattgacAGATTTTTACAATATGGGCTACTAATTGAGTGTGAATCAGAATATAACACGCCCATATTACCAATCAAAAAGGCAGATGGAAAGAGTTATAGGCTAGTTCAGGATTTAAGGGccataaataaaatcactgaGGATATACATCCAGTAGTGGCCAATCCATACACTCTATTGACTAAACTAAAAAGCAGTCAAGTTTGGTTTACTGTACTGGATTTGAAGGACGCCTTTTTCTGTCTGGCCCTAGCCAAGGAAAGTCAGAAGTtatttgcctttgaatgggaaaaCCCTGATTCGGGGAGAAAAACGCAGCTTACCTGGACAGTTTTACCCCAGGGATTTAAAAATAGCCCGACTATCTTTGGGAATCAATTAGCTAAGGAGCTTGAGTCCTGGTCGACCCCAGACTCTGAAGGAACCTTATTACAATACGTAGACGATCTCTTAATAGCTACTGAGACAAGAGAGGGCTGTGTCCAATGGACGATAAGCCTGCTTAATTTTCTGGGACTAAATGGATATCGAGTTTCTCAACAGAAAGCCCAACTGGTCCAGCAACGAGTGATTTATCTGGGATTCGAGGTCTCGGGAGGACAACGAGAGCTGGGAACAGAACGTAAAGAAACCATTTGTCGGACACCGGAACCGCGAACGGTAAAGGAACTGCGGACTTTTCTGGGAATGACAGGTTGGTGTCGTCTTTGGATCTATAATTATGGACTGATAGTGAAGCCTCTGTATGAGATGGTTAAGAAGGATCAATCCAAATTGGTTTGGACTGGAGAAGCACAGAAGGCTTTTAGGCAGTTAAAGCAGGAATTAATGAAAGCTCCAGCCTTGGGGTTACCGGATCTTTCGaaaccttttttcctgttttcctatGAAAGACAAGGGATAGCCTTAGGAGTACTAGCACAGAAATTGGGTCCCTATAAGCGGGCAGTAGCTTACTTCTCCAAACAATTAGATGAAGTAAGCAAAGGATGGCCTGGATGTCTACGGGCTGTTGCTGCAGTAGTTATTAACATACAGGAGGCCCGAAAGTTTACGATGGGACAGAAGATGACAGTGCTAGTCTCCCATACAGTCTCAGCAGTTTtggaacagaaaggaaaccaCTGGCTTTCACCGCAGAGATTCTTAAAGTACCAGGCAATATTAGTGGAACAAGATGACGTGGAGATTGTTGTCACTAATGTTGTGAATCCAGCTTCTTTTCTCAGCGGAACTCTGGATGAACCGGTGGTCCATGACTGTATAGAGACAATGGAAACTGTGTATTCGAGCCGACCAGATCTTAAAGAAGAACCTTTAGAGGATGCCGACGAATCTTGGTacactgatggaagcagcttcgTGAAGCAAGGACAACGTAAAGCAGGGTATGCCGTTACCACCACCAAACAG ACTTTTTCAGGGCAACCTTTGGAGGAAAAATGGAGTGGACCGCATCAAGTACTGTTGACAACTCATACTGCTATCAAGATTAAGGAACAAGTCGCTTGGATCCACTACTCGAGAGTAAAAAAGCTCCAGGTTCACGATGGGAAGCTACGCAAATGGAACCTCTAA